From the Mycoplasma putrefaciens KS1 genome, the window TATTATCATTCCCATAAGCAATTATAAAAGTGTTAGCATAGTTCAAATATTCATCTTTAACTTTTTTATAATATTGATCATTAAATGCTAAAACTTTTTGCTCAGAAATATATTTTATTTTTTTATTTTGGTCTTTAAAAGATAGGTCTAACAACCTATTAATGTATTCATGTTGTAAAAAAATTTCTCATCTGTCTTGATTTTGATCACTGAAATTTTTTTTATCAATTTGAATATTAGAATTTGAAATTGTTTCTTTATTTGAGTATTTAACTAAAAATGTTAAAGTTGATAAAATCATAATAAAAGTCAATATTAAAAATGAAACTATAGCTATTTTGTTATTTTTTTTCATTAGTTAAAACTTCCTTTGAAAGTAAAATCCCAAGTGATGGATAACCATGTTTTTGAATTAATTCAGTTTCAAAAATTTGATATCCATTTTGATCATTATGATGAATAGAAGTATGTAAAATATCAGCTAAAGTCTTTAGTGCTATTGTTTTTGTTTTGGTTTCTGAAAATAAGATGAATTTATCTATTTCAATACTATTAGCTGAAGCATTATTTTTAGGAGCAAACATTCTAATTAACATATTACTTTTTCTTATATAAAAAACATTTTTACTTAAATGTTTAGACTCACTACCTATTGCAAAGTTATCAATATAGTTATCTTTAAATTGCTTTGTTATTACAGAGCGATTTTCTTTTTCTTTAATTTTTTTTAAAAAATCTTCTGAATGACTTGCTTTTGCTGTCGAATCTAAAGATCAATATTTAGTAAATTTAAGAGCGAATTTATCAATATTTTTTAAAACGAATAATCAATTTTTAGAATAAAAATTTTTTAGTTCTCTTTCACTTTCTTCCTTTTGATTAATTAGATATTTATTACTTAAATCTTTTACTTGTTTGAATAGTTCTTGCTCTTTATCTTTATTTTGTGAATTTAAAAATTTGGTCTTTTCTATCTGATTGTTGTTAAAAATTAATTCAATAATGTTATTAATAAATTCATCTGATTTTATTTTTTTAGAATCTCTTCCATCTTTATAAACTGCAAAACCACTAGGGATTTTAAGTTCTAATTTATTGGCATTTTTTACTTGTAATGCTACTAATAAAAATATAGCCAAAGCAATCGGAATTAAAGCAGAAAAAATAGAAATAATTTTTATAACTTTTTTATTATTCATAAACATTTCTTAGTGAAAATCTAAAAATTTTTATTTTAGACTCAGAATTCTCTTTCTTGTTATCTATTTGATTTATTGAATTTAGTGAAGTTATTAATGATTGAGTGTATTGATTAATAGCTAAAAATTCATAAAATTTGTTATCACTATTTAAAAATTTTTTATATATTAAGTTTTCATGAAAAGTAGGTTTTGGTTTAACTTTTAATTGGTTTATCTTATTTTCAAGGTTAGATATTAAATTAGTTCTTTTTTCAATATAAGTTTTTAAATTTTTAACAACGGTTTGAATTTCATTAGATTTATCTTGTTCTTTAAAAATTGCAATAAATTGGCTTTTTATCTTCTCTTGATTTGGCATTTTATTTTTTAAATTATCAAGATTATTTTTAAACTTTGTTCAACTTGAGCTAATTTTTGATTCAGACCCATTGTTAGTTTTTAAATCAGAAGTTAGTACATTAACTATTTTTTTAAAACCTATATTGTACTCATTAAAAATTGATTTTATTCTCCAATCTAGTTTATCAATGACTGGTTTTCATATCTCATATTCTTGATTTATAAATTCTTTTTGAACTTGATCAACTTCACTATTTTCAAATTTTTCTTTTTCAGTTTCTAAAAATTTATCAAGATTATTGGCTCTAGATTGATGAATTTTATTTTCCAAATCCTCAAGTTCTTTTTGAATGTTCTTGTGATTTAAAATTATAAAAAGATCTGGATGCATTTCAATGTTTATTTTATTATCATTTTTAGTTTGATATTTTACTAGTTTAATAGCTTTATTTTGATCATAAATTAAATAAAAAACTTGTTTTTCTTTGTATTGATCAACTTTGTCAAGATTTTTAATATTAATAGTTATTAGTTCTGATGGTTGTTTATCGTTAATTTTGATTAAAGGAGAGTTAAATTTTTTGATCACTTGTTCGAATAAGTATTTATCATAACTTGATGAAGTATAAAAATCAGCATAAGGATTAAAAGTAAAAGCAAACTTATTAATATTATTTAATATTCAATACCAGTGAAGATGTAAATTATTTTTAATAGTTTCTTTAGCTTTTTTCATCACTTCTCTATACTGGGTATTAACTTCATCATCAATGGTATTAGAAATAAATAAAGGATATGAAGTTAAAGCATATTTAAAATCAGTAAAAGCATTCACAAAGCGATTTTCCTGAGACAAAATATAATTTTGTTTTTCAGCTTCTTGGTTTTTAAAAACAGTATTTAAAATAGTTCTAATGTGTGGATTTTCAGATAATTTATTTTTAAATTCTTCTAGTTTAAAGTTTGTGTTAGTTTGTAACTTATTTACTCTAAATGTATTTGATGAACTAATACCAATTGCAGTAAAAATAATTAAACTACTAGCTAGTAATAACTTTTTCATAAAACAATTCCTCTAAACTTTTTTGTTTAGCTCCAGTATATAAAACACTTCCATTATGGATTAAAGTAACAGAATTAGCATACTTATCAATTTCAGATAAAATGTGTGAACTAATCAAAATGGCAATTTGTTTTTCTTGATTTAGCTTTTGTAAAAAAGTAAATAGTTCATGTCTTGCAGTGGGATCTAAATTTGCAGCTGGCTCATCTAAAATTAGTATTTTAGGATCATGTAGTAATGCTTGGATTAAAAGAATTTTTTTCTTTTGACCTGATGAAAAATTTGCTGGTTTTTCGTTAATTAACTGTTCAATATTAAACATTTTTAAAAAGGCTTTAATTTTCAAATCAGCAGTTTCAGAATCAATTTTTGAAAGTTTTGCAAGATTGATTAAATACTGGTAACTTGTTAACTCTCTAGGAAATAAAGCACTCTCAGGAACATAACCCAAATAAGTTCTTGCTAGTGGATTATTAATATCAATTTGATTGATTAAAACTTTACCTTTGTATTGTACAGATGCACCAATAATTGTTTTAATAGTTGTAGTTTTTCCAGCACCGTTTTCACCAATAAAAGCATGAAAATCACCTTTATTAACAACCATACTAATATTTTTAACACCTCTATTTGACTGATCAAAAATTTTGCTAAGATTATAAATTTCTAAGACTTTTTGCATTCTAGATATACTCCTTTTTTTGATAAAGTTTAAAAACTAATACAAATTCAGTTGCAATTAAAATGATTCATAAAGCAAATATAATATATTTGTTTACTATTTGTTGATTTCTTGTAATTGCATATAAGTTAGGTGCTGAAGAAAATAAGTAATTATCATCACTTTTTTCTAAGTGATATCTTATTACTGGTTTCTTTTCTTTTTCTAAAACTGTTTTATTAAAAGCTTTAAACCCACCTATTAAAAAATCTTGATTTTTGATTTTTAAACTTATTTGATAATTGGCATAGGTATTTTCATCATTAGGATTTTTGATCATAGCTTGATAGATTAAAGAATCTTGATTGTTAAAATAAATATAATTCATTAATAAAACAGCTTTGTAAATATCTAGCTCATAAATTGAACCTAGTTTAGCTTGTTTTATTGAATTTGGATCAAAAAGGTCTAAATTAAAATTTTGATAAGTGTTAATCTCACTATTTGGATTGGCAAGATATTCTGAGATTTTTTGTAGTAATCAAGAATTTAATTGTTTTAAAGATTTTTTGTTATTTGATAATTGGTAAGTTAATTGGTTAACAAATTTTTTAGCAATTTGATTAAACTTCTGATCTTGTAAAGCTTGAAAGACTTTATCTCATTTAATTCTTCCAACAAAACTACTATCATTATTTGAAAAATTAGCTTGATCATCAATAAAATCACTTTCAACCTTATCAACACCAACTCGTGCATAAATCACATCATAATTAGTAATTTGGGTTTGATCTGAAAAAATCGAATGTGCTTTTAATAATCCTGGAACAATATAGCTTGCAAAGATTTTAGTTTGAAAATTTGCATCAAAACTTTTAGTTAAATATTTAGTTTGTTTTAAGTTATCAATTAATTTGTAATTATAAGAAATATCATCTAAGTTTTTATAATAAAGATAGTTGCTTAAATTGGAAGTGTGATTATTAACAGAGTTAAATAAGTTTTTATTTTTAAAGTTAAAAATATTAATTAATTGATAAGGAATAGAAATTCAAGAATAAACTTGTCACGAACTTAAATTTTGATTAGTGTGTTTAACTAAATCATTTAAATATTTTAATTGCTGTTCATTAAACTCTTTGTTTTCAAAACCATTTGGCATTAATAATAGCTCATCTTTATTATTGTTAAGAAAATAAGCTTCAGCATTTAGTTGATTACCTGCATGATGATACTGATATTTTTGATTAATAAAAAAGCTAGCCTGATCAAGATTTGATCTAACATTACTTGCTAAGACCATTCCTGTTAAACTTAAAGGAATAAAGACTATTAAAGGAATGGTAATCGCGATTTTTTGACTTAGCTTATAACTTAATAAACTAACAAATAAACTAATTAAAAAATAAACAATCAAACTAACAATAAATAATAACAATGATTTTAATAAAATCTCAACAAAATTATTAGTTGCATATAAATACAAAAAACCTGAAACCAATAAACTTGCTGATCATATTAAGCCAAAAAATGCTAAACAAATTAGTTTACCTAAAATTAAAGATTTTCTTGAAATTGGTTTTGAAAGAGTAATTATTTCTAGACCTTCTGCTTGTAGATCTTTGAACAAGTTTAATGCTTTAATCGATCCATAAATAACACTAACTACAATAATTAAAAAAGTGTATAAAAAACTTGCTAAATCATGATATTTGTCAGTAATGATAAACTTAAAAATAAGTCCAACAATAAACGAACTAATTACAATAGTGATAGGAATAAGTAATGATGATTTCTTTTTTAAAATAATGTTAAAAGCAAAAAAAGCATAGTCAAAAGCTGACTTTAACACTGTAGATTCACTTCTCTTTCTTATTTATAAAAATTATAAATAAGAAAATTAAAAAAGAAAAAATTTAACTAAGAATTTAGTATTTTTTAAAATTAAAATGGTTTTTTTATTCTAGTTAACTATCAAAATGTTAAAAAATTAAACAATAGTAAATGGTCCAGTTCATTTGTAATGATTAGTTCAAAAATTAAAAACTTTCATCACAGGAATATAACTAAGTTTAATAGATTGCGCATAAGTTCTTGCTGCTTTAAAATCAAACTCATATTCACTAATTGTTGTTTTAACTAGTTTAGTAACTTCATCATTGTAATAGATTTCTAATTTTTGTTTATATCTTATAGATAAATAATAAGTGACAAATAAACACATTAAAAATGCAAAACATAAATAACTACTAATTGGATTAATTCAAAGTCACAATAAAACAAATTCAAACTGACTAATACGATCATTGCTAGTGTTATCTATCATAAAATTAGTATTTGAACGATGATAAATATATAAAAACACTGAAAATATAAAACTAACTGTAATTAAAAAAAACAGAGTATAAGGAATTGTGTATATTAAAGTTTTATAAGTAGTTAGTTTGTTATCTTTTTGAATTTGTTTAGCTGAAATTCATAATCTTGAAATTAAATAGTCTAACTCATAACCAGTTGATTCAAAAATACGTTTACTAATAAAGATTTGTTTTTTATTTTTATGTACATTTTTAAAGATTTTAATCATCTTTTCAGTATCAGTATAAATAACTTGATACTCTTTTAAATTAAACATAATTTGAAAATTTTTGATAAGATTGTTAATCTCAGTTGAAGTAATATTATTATTTGAACTATTTATATAAGGTACTGTATGGTTTAAATAAGATTTTGTACAAAATAAATACAAGATTAGAATTGAACCTAATAAAAAAACATTAATTACTAACAATAATAAATTTAATCAATTATGTGTCATATCATTCCTGTAAATTTTTTGATTTTTATATGTAATAATTTTATCTTATTAAACTGTTGTTTAAAAGTTTTGAAGTTAAAAAGAACTAGTCAAAAGATTTGAATCTAGTTCTTTAAAATTATAATTCTGCGTTATGATAAACATTTTGTACATCTTCTAAATCATCTAATTTGTCTAACAATATTTGAAGCTGTTTTTTAGTGTCTTGATCTTTAATAACTATTTTTTGATCAATGGGAATCATAGTTGTTTCAGAAATACTATATTGGTCTATTTTTAAATCATCTAAAGCCTTTTTAACGCTTGCAAATGATTTAAATGGAGCATAAACAATAATATGATCGTCTTGTTCAACAACATCATTAACTTCAAGATCTGCTAGCATTAAAGCTTCTAAAACTTCTTCAACTGTTTTAGCTTTAAAAGCAAAGATTGAAACATCATCAAATAAAAAGCTTACTTTTCCATCAGGATTTCCGTTATTTTTATTAAACACTTCTCTGATTAAGGCTGCTGCTCGGTTGACATTGCTTGTTAAAACATCAACAATAATGGCTGTATTACCAGGTCCAATTCCTTCATATCTATTAGCTGTATAACTTTCAGAATCACCACCAGCTGCTCTTTTAATCGCTCTTTCAATGACATCTCTTGGTATTTGGTTAGCTTTAGCTTTGTCAATTACTGAACGTAGTGCTAAATTTGAATTTGGATCTATGCCACCTTGCTTAGCGGCCATATAAATTTCTTTTGCTGCTCGACCGTTTGCTGCAGACTTTTTAGCTGCAGTTTTAGCCATTGAAGCAGCTCTAACTTCGTGTGCTCTTCCCATTATTTTGCTCCTTATTTTTAAGCTCTTTTTCTAATTGCTCTAGTTTAGGCATGATGACATTCATAATTTTATCAATATTTTCTTCATCTGCATTGACTACAAAAAACGGAAAATCATAAATATTTTTTTCATAAAATTCATCATAATTTTTATTTAGAATTTCTCAATATGAATTATCAATTAATAGTTCTTGCGGCCTTCCTCTTTGAGCTATTCTTTTTATTGATGTTTTGGTAGAAACTTTTAAATAAATAACAATATCAAATTTAACTCTTTCATCTGGTAGCTTTAGATTTTCTAAAACCACATTATCATAAAAATCAATATAAGTTTTATAATCTGTTGGATTAACATTCCCTAGATCATAATTAACTTTCATAAAGATCGGATCTTCTAAAATAGTTCTATCAAAAATGATATCTTTTAACTGCTGAGCTTGTTTTAATTGTTTAGATCTAGCTGTTAACATATAGATTTGCATCTTAAAAACAGTTGCTTTTAAATCTTTATAATAATCATCAAAATATGGGTTTTCTTCAATTGGTTCAGGAAAAATTTCATATCCTAAACGTTTGCTGATTTCTTTTGAAACAGTCGATTTTCCTGCTCCAACAGTACCAAAAATAGCTATTCTCATCTTATCGCTCCAATTTTCTTGCTAATTATATTTTAATACACAATTTAACTATCTTTTTGTCTTATAGACTTATAAATTCCATAAAGCTTTTTCACTTCATTGGGTTTTAATTCTCGATATTGACCTGGTTTTAAATCACCAATTTCGAGAAATTCTATTCTAGTTCTTTTTAACTTAATTAAATTTAAATTAGCTGCTTGTAGCATCTTTTTAACGTGATGTTTTCTTCCTTCAGTAATTGTTAATTCAATGATTGAAAAGTTCTTTTCTTGGTCATATTTTAATAATTTAGCATCAATTGCTTTAGTTAAATAATTATCATCGATAATAACTCCATTGACTAACTCAGCTATTTGCTTTTTTGAAACTATTCCAGCACACATTGCCTGATAAGTTTTAAAAAATTCATATCTAGGATGCATAATAAAATGTGACATTTCTCCATCATTTGTCATAATTAACAAGCCACTAACATCATAATCTAATCTACCTATTGGATAAACTCGATGTGGCAAGTCTTGAAAATAATCAGCAACGGTTTTTCTTTTTTTAGGATCATACATTGTAGTTAAAACTAGTCTTGGCTTATAAAACAAATAATAATATTTTTGATTAGCCGAATCTGAAATTACTTCTTGGTTATTAATTTCAATTTTTGCATTACGATCAACTTTGGTTCCTAATTCAGTAATAATGATTCCATCAACTTTAACTCTACCACTAGTGATTAATTTTTCGGCAGCTCTTCTCGAAGCATAGCCTCTGTTAGCAATTACTTTTTGTAGTCTTTCTTTAGTC encodes:
- a CDS encoding aromatic motif membrane protein, encoding MKKLLLASSLIIFTAIGISSSNTFRVNKLQTNTNFKLEEFKNKLSENPHIRTILNTVFKNQEAEKQNYILSQENRFVNAFTDFKYALTSYPLFISNTIDDEVNTQYREVMKKAKETIKNNLHLHWYWILNNINKFAFTFNPYADFYTSSSYDKYLFEQVIKKFNSPLIKINDKQPSELITINIKNLDKVDQYKEKQVFYLIYDQNKAIKLVKYQTKNDNKINIEMHPDLFIILNHKNIQKELEDLENKIHQSRANNLDKFLETEKEKFENSEVDQVQKEFINQEYEIWKPVIDKLDWRIKSIFNEYNIGFKKIVNVLTSDLKTNNGSESKISSSWTKFKNNLDNLKNKMPNQEKIKSQFIAIFKEQDKSNEIQTVVKNLKTYIEKRTNLISNLENKINQLKVKPKPTFHENLIYKKFLNSDNKFYEFLAINQYTQSLITSLNSINQIDNKKENSESKIKIFRFSLRNVYE
- a CDS encoding aromatic motif membrane protein, giving the protein MNNKKVIKIISIFSALIPIALAIFLLVALQVKNANKLELKIPSGFAVYKDGRDSKKIKSDEFINNIIELIFNNNQIEKTKFLNSQNKDKEQELFKQVKDLSNKYLINQKEESERELKNFYSKNWLFVLKNIDKFALKFTKYWSLDSTAKASHSEDFLKKIKEKENRSVITKQFKDNYIDNFAIGSESKHLSKNVFYIRKSNMLIRMFAPKNNASANSIEIDKFILFSETKTKTIALKTLADILHTSIHHNDQNGYQIFETELIQKHGYPSLGILLSKEVLTNEKK
- a CDS encoding ABC transporter permease, with the translated sequence MLKSAFDYAFFAFNIILKKKSSLLIPITIVISSFIVGLIFKFIITDKYHDLASFLYTFLIIVVSVIYGSIKALNLFKDLQAEGLEIITLSKPISRKSLILGKLICLAFFGLIWSASLLVSGFLYLYATNNFVEILLKSLLLFIVSLIVYFLISLFVSLLSYKLSQKIAITIPLIVFIPLSLTGMVLASNVRSNLDQASFFINQKYQYHHAGNQLNAEAYFLNNNKDELLLMPNGFENKEFNEQQLKYLNDLVKHTNQNLSSWQVYSWISIPYQLINIFNFKNKNLFNSVNNHTSNLSNYLYYKNLDDISYNYKLIDNLKQTKYLTKSFDANFQTKIFASYIVPGLLKAHSIFSDQTQITNYDVIYARVGVDKVESDFIDDQANFSNNDSSFVGRIKWDKVFQALQDQKFNQIAKKFVNQLTYQLSNNKKSLKQLNSWLLQKISEYLANPNSEINTYQNFNLDLFDPNSIKQAKLGSIYELDIYKAVLLMNYIYFNNQDSLIYQAMIKNPNDENTYANYQISLKIKNQDFLIGGFKAFNKTVLEKEKKPVIRYHLEKSDDNYLFSSAPNLYAITRNQQIVNKYIIFALWIILIATEFVLVFKLYQKKEYI
- a CDS encoding YebC/PmpR family DNA-binding transcriptional regulator — translated: MGRAHEVRAASMAKTAAKKSAANGRAAKEIYMAAKQGGIDPNSNLALRSVIDKAKANQIPRDVIERAIKRAAGGDSESYTANRYEGIGPGNTAIIVDVLTSNVNRAAALIREVFNKNNGNPDGKVSFLFDDVSIFAFKAKTVEEVLEALMLADLEVNDVVEQDDHIIVYAPFKSFASVKKALDDLKIDQYSISETTMIPIDQKIVIKDQDTKKQLQILLDKLDDLEDVQNVYHNAEL
- a CDS encoding pseudouridine synthase is translated as MTKERLQKVIANRGYASRRAAEKLITSGRVKVDGIIITELGTKVDRNAKIEINNQEVISDSANQKYYYLFYKPRLVLTTMYDPKKRKTVADYFQDLPHRVYPIGRLDYDVSGLLIMTNDGEMSHFIMHPRYEFFKTYQAMCAGIVSKKQIAELVNGVIIDDNYLTKAIDAKLLKYDQEKNFSIIELTITEGRKHHVKKMLQAANLNLIKLKRTRIEFLEIGDLKPGQYRELKPNEVKKLYGIYKSIRQKDS
- a CDS encoding ABC transporter ATP-binding protein — its product is MQKVLEIYNLSKIFDQSNRGVKNISMVVNKGDFHAFIGENGAGKTTTIKTIIGASVQYKGKVLINQIDINNPLARTYLGYVPESALFPRELTSYQYLINLAKLSKIDSETADLKIKAFLKMFNIEQLINEKPANFSSGQKKKILLIQALLHDPKILILDEPAANLDPTARHELFTFLQKLNQEKQIAILISSHILSEIDKYANSVTLIHNGSVLYTGAKQKSLEELFYEKVITS
- a CDS encoding deoxynucleoside kinase, whose product is MRIAIFGTVGAGKSTVSKEISKRLGYEIFPEPIEENPYFDDYYKDLKATVFKMQIYMLTARSKQLKQAQQLKDIIFDRTILEDPIFMKVNYDLGNVNPTDYKTYIDFYDNVVLENLKLPDERVKFDIVIYLKVSTKTSIKRIAQRGRPQELLIDNSYWEILNKNYDEFYEKNIYDFPFFVVNADEENIDKIMNVIMPKLEQLEKELKNKEQNNGKSTRS